The following proteins are co-located in the Hydractinia symbiolongicarpus strain clone_291-10 chromosome 7, HSymV2.1, whole genome shotgun sequence genome:
- the LOC130648902 gene encoding histone H3.3, producing the protein MARTKQTARKSTGGKAPRKQLATKAARKSAPSTGGVKKPHRYRPGTVALREIRRYQKSTELLIRKLPFQRLVREIAQDFKTDLRFQSAAIGALQEAAEAYLVGLFEDTNLCAIHAKRVTIMPKDIQLARRIRGERA; encoded by the exons atggctcgtacaaagcaaacagCTCGTAAATCAACTGGAGGTAAAGCTCCAAGAAAGCAGCTGGCCACAAAGGCTGCAAGAAAGAGTGCCCCGTCAACTGGTGGTGTTAAAAAACCTCACAGATACCGACCTGGTACTGTTGCCTTGAGAGAGATCCGTCGTTATCAAAAGTCGACTGAGTTACTTATTCGCAAACTTCCCTTTCAAAGATTGGTGCGAGAAATTGCCCAGGATTTCAAGACTGATCTGAGGTTTCAAAGCGCAGCTATTGGAGCACTTCAG gAAGCTGCTGAAGCTTACTTGGTTGGACTGTTTGaagatactaacttgtgtgctaTCCATGCTAAACGAGTAAcgatcatgcctaaagacattcAGTTGGCTCGTCGAATTCGTGGTGAACGAGCATAA